TCTTGCTCATATATGTAACTTACCTTGCCTTGTTCTCAGGGATTTCAACGAATTAATGTGGTATTTTGAAATGAAGGGATAGGCTCTCAGTGTATGGAGGCATTTTGTCATACACTCGATACTTGTGGTCTTAGTGACATTGGTTTACTTGGGAACATGGTTGCTTCTCGAACACTTTGATTAGGGAAAAGCTTGACAGAGGTGATGCAAATGAAGCCTAATGgtctttatttttaagattttgttTAACACATTTGTCATTTTTAGGATCTTATCACTACCTTTTACTTTTAAACATTGGATTGGTGGGAAGTATCAATGGAAACCCGGGTTCCACTCCTTTTCATTTTGATGCAACTTGGGTTTTGGATCGATCTTCTGAATAGGAGGTTGCTCGACTTTCGCAGGGCTCGCCATCTCATACTTGTATGAGCTTGGTGAGGCCTTCTTAATTGGAAGGAATCTCAAAATGCACATAATCAAGCTCCTAAACATCATTTATAAGCTAGTCTCGATGCCCTTGAACAAGAGGCAACAAATGAAGTTCTTTCTGAGATCTAAGGTGCAAAACTAGCTACAGGATTCTTCTTGATCGTGAGGAAATTTATTGGGAGCAACGGGCTCGTTCAAACTGGTGGGATTCTAATATTGGTTATTTTCATAAGTTTGCTACTACTCGAAAATGTATGAATTGGATTTCTGGGATAAAAGATTCTCATGCTTCTTGGTGTaggacattttaatttttatttcacttttgttattataaattttgatagtattctatcaatttttaattttctaataattacaTCTTGAATGGATAAAACGGTTGTTGACAGGACAACTATTTGTCTCATTATGACCATGTtaacaaaataatgataaaaatggaaaacattGTTGGAAGTGatattgtttgattttttttttgccaaattTTAATAGCTTTTTTAGTCTTTATTCGTTAGCATCCCTTAAGCCTATATTCTATGATTAAtctattcaatttttcaaaaacagcTGCGGCCCATGAACAGCCTGTAACGGCCCAAATAGAGTTTGACCCATCAGACGGATTCTCTCAACGGTAATGAATTGGGATTAAGGAATTGAATAGAACATGTatgaataaattatatcaacaaaacaaaatttctcCAAGATTAGCAGATCTTAGGAACCTCAAACTAATGTATTAGAGAATCCAACCGCAGATTCAGTAACAATGAATGGATCAGTGAACCAAATACCCTCCAACTAAAACTCGGGTCAACAATAACTTCTATACAAACCTGGGATTTCGAGCATTTTCCCCGTAGGTTGTTCGGTAGCACCTCGGACTAGCCTTTATAAATGCAAACATCTGAAGTTTGTTAGAAGAATCACCCACTTTCTCTCAAACAATTTCCGGGTAGTAGAAATTTATATTTGTCCGCATTCTCTAAAAGATACGAAGGAAGATGAACAGCCGAGTAGGAATGCGGTATAGGTCCCATTTTACGGATTATTTCCTTGAATGTGTACTCCTCAGGAATCATGTCGAATAAATCTGCACCCTTGCAGATTACTCTCTGAACTCGTTTCGGGTTTAAATAATGAGAGAACCTCACTCGATCATTATGGCTGTAAGCTTTCATCTTAAATAGGAACTCATTGATGTGGCGGAAGCAAAAACTGCAATGCCAACCTGCATCGGCCAAAATTTCATCCGCCTGCCGATAATGCGCATACCTTGTTTTACCTGTTTGATACCTATGGATTGATGCCCTCCAACTTTTATTATCCACGAGAAACTCGAACGAGTAAAGATAATTCTTCAGCCGAAGATGAAGAACTTGAGGTATGTCATCACACCATCTCAAGAGGTTGATAGTATGTGCGCTCGGTATTTCGTCAACATCTGACATTATCAATAAGTCATCATCAGTAATTCCAGCTATTTTGAGAAGCTGGTCTAATGCTACTCGTTGCATAGCCTCCTCAATAAAAGGGTTTTCTCCTTTCTTAAACCTTCCTCCGATTGTGCCATAAGTTAACCGGGGCTCAACAAATTTGAATTGATCTCGATGGCTAGCAAAAACCATAGGCTTTGGAATTCCCGAAAATGTTGAATTAGACTCAAGAAGAACAAACTGTGTAATGTAAGGGTACAACTCTTGCCACCGTATTGTTAGCATATCCACCTCGTTGCTAAACAAAACTGCATCATAAACCCGTCTTGGAAATTCACGAATTCCCCAACCATGAAGTTTGCAGAGCTTTTCCATCGATACATTCTCATGATAATAATGTGGGATATCATGGAAAGGTTTCGGTGGCGATTCCCAGAGTGGTCTAAGGAAGTATGAAATCTTCTGTCcatgaatatatataccaaatatgcACGTCGGAACCAGCACAAACAGCAAAATACAAGTTCTCAAATCAATGCCACGCAGTATGCAGCGGATTCTCGACATGCTCAACCGGCTCAAACCCTATAACATCGAGAAGATGTGATATTACCACTAATCAAATTTATTTGAGTATAAAAAGCAAAGGGGGATAcgttttataatttgattctcTATTATCCCGATCCCCAACATAAAATTCCTGACTTCGCCCCTGCCGATAAACATCATGATTTGTAAGGGGAAGTTCAGAAAAGCAATGGAATACATGCAACTCATATTCGAAGTGTAATGCCCAATAAGATTCTATGAAAAGTAATAGCTTTCCAGACGTTCCTCCATGATTAAAAGTTACGAACCtagattcttcatcttttctaaAATACTCGTATTTACATTCATGCCGAATACATATACAGATATTGACGGCACTCATCTCGAATCCGAATAAAATAGGTTAAAAGCAAaccaatatttttatgtaaattaggTTCACAAATTACTTATTCTTTAGCTTTTTAAAGACTTTTGGTTACTTAAACACAATTTCAGATCGACGATAAATCAACCATCAAACtctcaaaccctaaattaaaagGAAAGATTCAAAAAACATAATCCGAACCCCCAAAAAACGTTGAAATTAACAACCAACAATTAGcagctaaattgattaataataataataatctcaaACGCATCAATTTCCCTCAAATTCCTACGAAAAGATTAACAGAAACATCAAAAGGTAAAGgaaaagagatcaaaatattGAAGTACCTGACCACAAACATCTCCATAGATATCATCAGATTTTTTAGGACAATGCCCTcctccttcattcatcatccacCACATTTTTTCTAGAAATTTATAACTccttttagtaataaaaaaaattaaaaaaaatatgattgtaAGTCAGTGCTGAAGAACCCAGAAACCTCAACTTCCAGAAAATCTCGCTCGATCTTCAGCAACCTTGTTCCACTTACAACGGTTACCTATTAACTATAATCTCCCTTTTCACaaggaaaaaaaacacaaaaagcCCCGAAATTTAGACAGTGAGAGACTCCTCTTATCAACTAATGAAAATCGATTAatgcaaaacattaaaaagaaacTGATGGAAAAATAAGGTAGAaggagaaaataaattgaatcttaaaaataaaattataaggaaTAAAGAGCTGGTGCCTCTCTGTTAATCGGTGgcaattttaaatactaaaccTAATGAATGAGCAAAAACAAATGGTTTAATTCTGCTCTAAGTCCCTGTACTCTATGCATGTGTGAACTTTTTAGcctttatacttttaatttaaaaattttagcctctttattttatttttttatttgataattttactccAATTGATAACACCATCAAAACACTTTCATTAGGCTTAGCTTAATATTGCTTCTCAAAAGTAGCTTTagatcaaaaatatttttgaataaaactaaaatttttgcttCTAGTTTTAGGTGAAAAATCACTTtcataaagtttttttttttttgtcttaagAGCACTTTTGAAAAGctcaaaattaacttatttagtaatttttatctcaaaaatatttttgtcccAAAAGTACTTATTAGGAACAATGCTAAACTGACCCTAAATTAGTGTTAGTTTAGCATTGCTTCTAAGAAACACTTTTgagataaaaatattgttaaacaATATGCTTTTGAGCTTTTCAAATGtgtttttcaaacaaaaattctttacaaaagtatttttttagtcaaaagtaGAAgcagataattttaatttttgctcaaaagtactttttggcccaaaagcacttttgaaaagtAATTCTAAACGGCTAGTTTAATATTGTTGTTGAGAAGTGTTTTTAAAGAGTGTTTTGGAAAAGTGATTTTGAGaagtatttttgaaatgtttggtttaagatttaagtgtttagtattactttcaaaattacttttgagaaataaaatgtccatttaaGACATGgtgttaaaaaaataagcatttaaataatatttaaattaattaatatcatgatattttaataagaatataaaaataatttattataatttttgttaatattttaatatatgaaaaataaattttaattatttttaagcaattagCTAGAGAAGAGAGAGTATCATGTGTTGGAGGGATGAAAACGTAACTAAGCTGCCAAAAATGTTTTGGAGagagaaaagctaaaaatttaaacttcttcatttggaaaaatgcttttgaaaaactaaaatttccatcaaaatttatttgtttagcaTTCTTTTGCTTCAAAAATGTTTTCTATGTCAAAATTACTTCTAAAAACACTAAGGcatataacaattttaaaataaaaattgctctcataatcaatttaaaattacataaaattcatatgagaaaaaaattatggagttttattttacttttataaaacattatataaaaaccTTACAACATTCATAGATTCATAATTGAAAATCCTACAACCCCATATTCaacattttcttctctttttttcattttctttttttttttggcttattTGGTCTTGAGCACATGTAATGCTGGTCATGTGAgcacatttcttttattttaaaattgttacatGTATTCGAAGACAATAAAGTTATCGATGGAATGGTAGTAATGGTATTTTCAAGGCCTTTAGGTAGGTATAGCTATATGCAATCCcagatgaattttttaataattacatGGTGATTATTTTGGAATGATTTAGCCTCGTTTAGTCTAGATATGATTTTATCTTTattcatgtacccaaaaaatgTTACATAATCTGCATTAAAAAAATgctttgatgaaattataaattaaacatCAATTATTAATCAGAATAgaataaagactaaattcttaaGATTAAAAGTAgaggaattaaattttaaacgtGTAAAACGTACAGGGACCAAAAGGAAAattagatgaaaaataaataactttacTCTGATTTTCTCTGGGTTTACTATTTCACCCTTGGGGATTTTCCTTCATGGATAAGTCAAAGTCAAAACGTATACGGTGTAAACCATATTATATactcataaaattgttattagatttttattacagaattttgaatttaatttgtttaagatcgaattaaacttattttattaaataaatgaatttttttgccaaaaaataaatggtttttttttacctgaaataaaaattttgcagaAGTAAAACGCAATCGAACTGATAAATGGTCATTGGACCGGGTCGGCCACGCGTTGAAACGGACAGGCTCACTTGTTTGCTTTGAATTTCTGGTTGGTTGTTTTTGCACGACAAGAATTTAAAAAGGGTAACCGTTTGTCATGTTTGCTTAGAGACACGTGGCTTTCACATTTCGCTTTGAGCCGGGTCTTTGCGTGTGTCGGCTTTTTCGAACTGCGTCTTCTTGCATTAAACGGAtcaaaaatcattaaacattGATAATTTCAATTAcgttaatttttataaataatccccttgtatttcattttttattcagtattctaatttattatttctgtatttataatctatattattattgatGTCACGAGTTAATTagacactaactcaattaaaaattacaaaaatattctttcgtatttaaaataagttatattatttaagggtatgttaatttttcatttaaaaataaaaatatacattttgtaatatttaaactCACATCAATTACATTGGTGAAATCTCAAATTTACTCAactaaagtttattttaaatttccttttacatttttattttattaagtacaCTTTATTACcttaattaattacatatatatacttcaatactattatttaagctcttaattgagttagtgtcacaaGTCAATTGAATATAACTCGTTAGGGAAATTACAAAAATCattccatttttaaaataaattatattattcgagagtatttcatctttttatttaaaaccataaaagaTATGCATATTGTTGATTAGGTGTATTCAAACGATCGGTTCGATTATTAACCAAActgaattattattaattgaattaccGAAATGTAAAAACCTTTAACTATTAACCAaacctatttttttcaaatacattaacGAACgaaatatttcggttaattcattagttaaccgaattaaccaaaatttatatatttttatcttttggttaaaataagtataatcaTATATTGCTAATATTCATTccttttaatagttaaaatatatattatatataatatatataatatttatttcgattaatataaaaataatagttcaaaaaatatattgctaatataaaatatattatatatattatttaattcggttaattactTGATGTTGAACCGAATTAATCGATAATCAAAATTTCAGAAAATCATTAACCGACCTTCGACCAAACTAAATTTGGTCACTGACCAATTAATCGAATTAGATCAGTttggtcggttaattcggttttaaCCGAACTATGAACACCCCTattgttgattgagttggtgtcacaaattAACTCGACACCAACTTAGGATAGATGTGTCCATTTAgtattattaatttgatatatttatgtgtttaaatttcattttacttacaatttaatctaattcttttctattttaatattgtacatattCATGTGTTattaataattagttttaaatcatacatttcattatttattgtatgttatttttaaacacacatttgtgttttaaatgctTGGTGTTCACATGTATACACgtgtgatagaatttctagtttgGAATGATTATGCTTGTGCTATTAGAACTTTTAAGGTAACAAATTTGTTAAAACACGATTTAGGGTTGCTCAAATGGTAtacaaaatgttgatttttataggataaatatcaaaattatacatgaactttgataaaatatgtaatgtTACACATAAATTCGATTacgtaattttataaataagattttcatttaatttaacttttacaatagggcgaagctagaaaattttttaggagggacgaaattaaattataatttttacaatagtaaaatgtaattttatcattttaatagtctatatttttataatttttaaaggattatatcaattttttttatcatttttagggggccaaagtgtaattttacctttgataatttaaaattttaaaaatttcaaagggcctaaatgaaaaaattttcattttaggggggctGGGACCCGTGCCAACCCCCTGGTTTCGCTCATGTTTCACAAGTCACTaacaaaattatcattataaaattattttacatattgcATACATAGATAATTCTATTTatctattatataaataaattggtgTCTCTGTATTTCTTTATATGTGTATAGATAAATCTGGCCAGAGGGActgaaaaagggaaaagtacTGTAAACAACTCTagggatgataatgaagacTCTATATACCCCCCAGGCTTTACCCCAGTGAATATCCAAGCCCAATCAGATACATATCCACGAAGGGTACCCATTACCATCAGACCACAACAATACCAAGCCGGCACCTCGGCATCAGTGAATTGCCCTACAGGTTCAGGTTCCAATCCTGAGGATAATTCGACCAACCTAGTTGTTCCCGATTTGGATGACATGGCAGAAATGGATAGAGCAAGAGTAGAATTGTCGAAATAGCTAGAAGATCGGTGCAAGTGGTTGGAAGAGAAATTCAGAGCTATGGAGAGTGTCGACTACCTATACAGGGTTGATGCTAAAAAGCTGAGCTTAGTCCCAGATCTAGTGCTCCCACCAAAATTGAAAACTCTAGAATTCGAAAAATATAAtgggactagttgtcctgaagcccatatcacaATGTTCTACCGAAGAATGACGGGATACGTTAATAATGACCAATTGTTAATTCACTACTTTCAGGATAGTTTGATCGGGTCGACCGCCAAGTGGTACAACCAGCTAAGCCGTGCTAAAATCAACTCATGGAAAGACCTAGCACAAGTTTTCATGAAAcaacacagccatgtgactgacataACACCCGATAGATTTACGCTGCAAAACATGGAGAATAAGCAaagtgaaagttttaggcagtacGCTTAGAGATGGAGAGAGGTGACAAAGCAAGTCTAACCGCCTCTTCTGGAGAATAAGACaacaatatttttcataaacacTCTAAAAGCCCCGTTCATTAAccatatgttgggaagtgctaccaagagcttctcagatatagtAATGTTCGGagagatgattgaaaatgcaGTAAGAAGTGGGAAAATTGATACGAGGGAAAACGCTAAAAGATCAGCCtcaagaaagaaggaaaataaagtgaACACTACGAGTATGTATAAAGGTTATTCAAAATCGGTCACTGTAGGCCAACCAATGACCGTAACAACCAGCCTTCAAGGCAAAAATCTAATTCAAGACCAAACACAGAAAAACTCTAGTTCACACCTATCCCGATGACATATAGGGagttatatcaaaatttgttcGATGCATATGTGGTATCCCCATTTTACTTAAAGCCTATGCAACCTCCATTCCCAAAATGGTAGGATGTAAATGCTTAATGCGAGTACCACGCAGGAATAACGAGACACTCAATTAAGAACTGCACCACATTCAAAAAGTTGATTGAGAGGTTCATCAAGATGGGGATCATAAGGTTCGACGATCCATCGGGACCTAATGTGGCAGGAAATCTATTACCCAGTCATTCAAACCTACGggtaaatatgataattgataGTAGAGGAAAAAATACCAAAACTGATGTGGCAAAAGTAAAAACCCCACTAATATGGGTTTGGAAAAAATTATAGACGTGGGATTAATCATGCAAAATTTAGAGGAGAAACCTAAAGAAGTGAGGAGCCACTGTGAGTTCCATGTTGAAGAAGGTCATGAAATCCAAGAGTGCACTGAATTCAAAACTTTGGTGCAAAGTCTAATGGATAACAAAGAgttggaattctttgaagaGGTCAAAGGCCTGGAAGGAATGTTGGGAAATTTGAGCATCAATGCTATATTCGAAGAAAGAATTAGGGAAAACCTGTCAGGCATTCGTCCTTTTATCTCCGAAAGTGTTCTGAACAATTGGGCTGCGAAAGAGATCCCTGTAAATTTTAGAACgaattcagagtaatgttcaaaataCACTTATTGCTCTAAGTCTGAgagcaataagaatccttttttgaaaaagacatgtccattatttttattccaataaaatgcatctttgtgtcTTATTTTGgccaatattcttttattctttcatttcattcatactcataccacacAGATAATTATTCCTAGAGCCATTTGTTATTTAGGTCTTCCTTTGTTCCTATAAtaggtctccagatatcaatgatatgagcgacgctgctattgactcagaatctccttttgaacAATATATATGTCTAGAGGAAcctcaggactttgaagatgatcgAGATTGTAATatatctcctgatttgttaaggatggtagaacaagaggagaAACAAATTCTACCTCACAAAGAGTCAGTAGAAATTATGAGCTTAGGAGActgaccaaaaaagaaagaggTGAAAATCGGAGCTTGCATCATCGCAGAGACAAAgcgagacctcattgagttactccaagaattcaaagatgtcttcgcatggtcgtATCAAGACATGTCTGGTCTAAGTATTGATATCGTGGTACACCAACTCCCCATAAAAGAAGAATGCAAACCAGTTCAATAGAAATTTCGAAGGATGAGGCCCGATGTCctgctgaaaataaaaaagtggtCAAGAAGCAATTTGACGCTGGTTTTCTACAAGTGGTTAGATACTCGGAGTGGGTAGCCAATATAGTCCAcgtccctaagaaagatgggaaagtaTGAATGTGCGTAGGCTACAGGATTTAAACAAAGCCAGCCCGAAAGACAAGTTCCCGTTGCCTTACATTGACACCTTAGTGGACAACATGGTAGGTTACTCACTAttctccttcatggatggtttctctggATACAACCAAATTGAGATGCATcttaaaaatatggaaaatactACATTTGTAACCGTGtgggaacattttgctataaagtgatgcTATTCGGACTGAAAAATGCAAGAGCGACGTATCAAAGAGCTATGGTAAttttgtttcatgacatgatgcataaaaAATTGAGGTTtacgttgatgatatgattgcaaaatcctAAACAGAAAAAGAACATGTACAAGTCTTGAAGAAATTGTTCTTGAGGTTGAGAAAATTCCAGCTAAAGCTCAATCCAGCAAAATGTACCTTTAGGGCTAGGTCGAGAAAATTGCTAGGATTCGTAGCCAGCGAAAAGGGGATTGAGATCGAACCAGATAAAGTTAAGGTTATATAGGAGTTGCCTCTGCCGCACACTCAAAAAAAAGTTCGAGGTTTCCTAAGAAGACTAAATTACATCGCTtggttcatttcacaattaactGAGAAATGCAACCCCATATTCcgtctccttaagaaacacAATCCAAGTGTATGGGATGAGGAGTGCCAGAAAACTTTTGACAAGGTCAAACATTACCATGCCTCTGTGTTGATACCACCTAATCCAGATAAGCTACTGATACTGTACTTGGTAGTATTTAGGAATTCTATGGGATGCGTGCTGggtcaacatgatgagtcaggaaagaaagaaagagcgATATATTATCTCAGTAAAAATTTCACTAAGTGTGAGACAAGATACTTACCAAGTGAGAAATTGTGTTACGCCTTAATCTAGACAACCCAAAGACTGAGACAGTACATATTGTACCACACAACTTGGCTTATCTAAAAAATGGACCCTTTAAAGTACATGATAGAGTCGACTGCTTTAAATGGAAGAACGGCCCGGTGGCAAATTCTACTTTTCGAATTTGATATAGTCTATGTGAACCAGAAGGAAataaaagggagtgcaatagaAGATTTTCTAGCCAGTAGAGCTCTAAAATATTACGAGCCTCTAAACTTTGATTTTTCAAATGAAGATCTGATGTATGTTACAACCATTGAAGAAGGTACTCAAGAAAAACATCAttggaaactaaattttgaTGGGGCTTCAAATGCTATGAGTAATGGAATCGGTACAATCCTGGTATCTCCaaatggagatcattatccctttactagtaaattggattttaattgcaCGAATAGTATGGCAGAATACGAAGCATGCATTATGGGTATTCGTGCAGCCATAGAACGCAAGATCAAAGTACTAGAGGTATATGGGGATTCTGCACTAGTGATCTATCAACTCAAAGGTGAATGAGAGACAAGAGATCCCAAGCTGATCAAGTATAGAAGGCTGGTCCGGGAgttaattaaagagtttgatgacatcaccttTTGCTACCTTCCGTAAGATGAAAATTAGATGGTTGACGCCCTggctactttagcttccatgatcaAAGTGAATAAACAAGAGGATATAAAACTTATCCAGATGAGTATTTATGAGGCTCTGGCCCATTTTTACAACAtcgaggaagaagaaaaggatgaCCACCCTTGGTACCACAATATACTGCGATATGTAAAGAATCATGAATACCCTGATCAGGCAATCGAGAATGATAAAAGGATGCTAAGGAGACTGGCCaatgactatgtcttagatggggagatcctatacaaaagaagaaaggatCAGGTGCTACTAAGATGTGTAGACGCTGTTGAGGCTAAGAAAAtcttagaagaagtccatgagggtgtcTGCAGAACACATGCTAATTGGTTTACAATG
This sequence is a window from Gossypium raimondii isolate GPD5lz chromosome 5, ASM2569854v1, whole genome shotgun sequence. Protein-coding genes within it:
- the LOC105765967 gene encoding uncharacterized protein LOC105765967, with protein sequence MWWMMNEGGGHCPKKSDDIYGDVCGQGLSRLSMSRIRCILRGIDLRTCILLFVLVPTCIFGIYIHGQKISYFLRPLWESPPKPFHDIPHYYHENVSMEKLCKLHGWGIREFPRRVYDAVLFSNEVDMLTIRWQELYPYITQFVLLESNSTFSGIPKPMVFASHRDQFKFVEPRLTYGTIGGRFKKGENPFIEEAMQRVALDQLLKIAGITDDDLLIMSDVDEIPSAHTINLLRWCDDIPQVLHLRLKNYLYSFEFLVDNKSWRASIHRYQTGKTRYAHYRQADEILADAGWHCSFCFRHINEFLFKMKAYSHNDRVRFSHYLNPKRVQRVICKGADLFDMIPEEYTFKEIIRKMGPIPHSYSAVHLPSYLLENADKYKFLLPGNCLRESG
- the LOC128041053 gene encoding uncharacterized protein LOC128041053, yielding MDPLKYMIESTALNGRTARWQILLFEFDIVYVNQKEIKGSAIEDFLASRALKYYEPLNFDFSNEDLMYVTTIEEGTQEKHHWKLNFDGASNAMSNGIGTILVSPNGDHYPFTSKLDFNCTNSMAEYEACIMGIRAAIERKIKVLEVYGDSALVIYQLKGE